A stretch of DNA from Streptomyces sp. NBC_01197:
GAAGAGCTGGACGGCGCTCGCGCCCGCCTCGATCTGGATCCGGAGGAAGGCGGAGGTGATCACGGCGAGCCGGTCGAGCAGCTCGGCCCAGAGCTCCGGGTCGCCGTACATCATCGCCTTGGTGTGCTCGTGGTTGCGGGACGGGCCGCCCTCCACGAGGTAGCTGGCGAGAGTGAAGGGCGCACCGGCGAAACCGATGAGCGGCGTCTGTCCCAGCTCAGCCGTGAGCATGCCCATCGCCTCGGTGACGTACCAGACGTCGGCGGGCTCCAGATCGCGCAGCTGCGCGAGGTCCGCGCGGGTGCGGATCGGCCGGGCGATCACCGGGCCGACGCCGGGCTTGATGTCGAGGTCGATCCCGATGGCCTTGAGCGGTACGACGATGTCGCTGAAGTAGACCGCGGCGTCCACCTTGTGGCGGCGGACCGGCTGCAGGGTGATCTCGGTGACCATGTCGGGCCGCATGCACGAGTCGAGCATGGCGGTCCCCTCCCGCACCTTCAGGTACTCGGGGAGTGAGCGGCCGGCCTGCCGCATGAACCAGACAGGCGTGTGGGGCGCCGGCTCCCGCCTGCACGCCTTGAGGAAGGCGGAGTCGGCTGTCGGGTTCTGGGCGCCCGTGGGGCGGTCGTTGACACTCACGCCGAGAAGTTTCGCATGTGCGGGGGAAGCGGTGAGCCCGGGCCGGGTGTCTCTCCCCCCGCAACTGCCTCGTTCCGCCTAGTCTTCCCGGCATGGCTGCGGCTCAGGGACGACTTTCAGATGGCGCTGACGGTATGAACAGCGCGGAGACGGACTCCGTCCCGCCCGCGTTCAGGCAGGCGGTCGAAGCCTTGCAGTCCGCCCGTCTGAGGCCGGAGATGGAGATCGACCCGACCAAGCCGCCCCGCAAGCTCGCGCCGTACGCCTACGCGCTGGAGGCCGCGGTCGTCGAGAACGACAACGACCTGGCGGACGGCAGGCTCGTCCTGCTCCACGACCCCGCTGGCCATGACGCCTGGCAGGGGTCCTTCCGCCTCGTGACACTCGTGCGCGCGGAGCTGGAGCCCGAGATGGCCGCCGACCCGCTGCTGCCCGAGGTCTGCTGGTCGTGGCTGACGGGCGCGCTGCAGGGGCGCGGACTGTCGTACGGGGAGGCCAGCGGCACGGTCACCCGCGCCGGGTCGCACTATTTCGGCGGGCTCTCGGAGCGCAAGCCGGCGACCCAGATCGAGATCCGGGCGTCCTGGACCCCCCGCGAGGATCTGAGCGGAGTGCCGGACACCGGGGCGCATCTGGCCGCCTGGTGCGATCTGCTCTGCCAGATCGCCGGGCTGCCGCCGGCCGGGCCGCCGGACGCCGGTGTGGTCTCGCTGCCGCAGCGGCGCGGGCCGCGCGCGCACTGACGCACTCGTACGCCG
This window harbors:
- the hemE gene encoding uroporphyrinogen decarboxylase yields the protein MSVNDRPTGAQNPTADSAFLKACRREPAPHTPVWFMRQAGRSLPEYLKVREGTAMLDSCMRPDMVTEITLQPVRRHKVDAAVYFSDIVVPLKAIGIDLDIKPGVGPVIARPIRTRADLAQLRDLEPADVWYVTEAMGMLTAELGQTPLIGFAGAPFTLASYLVEGGPSRNHEHTKAMMYGDPELWAELLDRLAVITSAFLRIQIEAGASAVQLFDSWVGALAPADYRRSVLPASAKVFDAVASYGVPRIHFGVGTGELLGLMGEAGADVVGVDWRVPMDEAARRVGPGKALQGNLDPAVLFSTPGAVEAKADEVLAAAAGLEGHVFNLGHGVLPTTDPDALTRLVEYVHTRTAR
- a CDS encoding DUF3000 domain-containing protein, producing MAAAQGRLSDGADGMNSAETDSVPPAFRQAVEALQSARLRPEMEIDPTKPPRKLAPYAYALEAAVVENDNDLADGRLVLLHDPAGHDAWQGSFRLVTLVRAELEPEMAADPLLPEVCWSWLTGALQGRGLSYGEASGTVTRAGSHYFGGLSERKPATQIEIRASWTPREDLSGVPDTGAHLAAWCDLLCQIAGLPPAGPPDAGVVSLPQRRGPRAH